The genomic region GAACTTGACCAAGCAAAGTCCAATGTAATAGCAAGAAAATAATGGCAAACATCTGACTAAAAGTTTTAATTTTTCCAGGCATTGCTGCTGCTAAAACTGTTCCACCAGTTTCAACTAATAAAAGTCTTAAACCTGTCACAGCCAACTCACGACAGATAATCACTGCAACAATCCAAGCTGGAGCCATTCCTAACTCAATCAGCATAATAAAAGCCGACATAACTAGTAGCTTATCCGCCATAGGATCTGCAAATTTACCAAAATTACTAACCACATTCCATTTACGAGCTAAATATCCATCTAAATAGTCTGTAATACTGGCAATAGTAAAGATAATAGCTGCTACCATATGACTCTCTATCGAATTTCCTACTGTTAAAATAAAGATAAAAATAGGTATAAAGAGAATTCGACCTATTGTTAAGATATTTGGAATTTGTTCTTTTTTCATTCGTTTTTCCTTAATTTTTAGTAAAGGTTACAGCGATTTTTCCAGTCTGAGCTGTTAATTTCGATAAATCAACAGTCTGATTGTCTACTGTTAAGGCAACACCTTTGACAACACCTAAAGTAATTGTCACAGGATTTTTAGTTGAAACGCTTGTTTCCGCACTTTTATTATCCGATGATAAAGTCACACCACCCTCAAGATCACTTTCTGAAACACTAACCCAACTTCTAGCATCTGACACTGATAATTGCAATTTTGCAGTTTCCTTGCTCGTTTTATAAGCAACTTCTACTCGATTTCCTTCACCTGATACACTTATAGCAGGTTCTATATTTGAAGAACTACTAGATGAGCTACTGCTTGAAGATGGAGTTACAGAACTAGTCGAACTTATTGCTTGGACTACACTATAACTAGACGCAGACGAACGCTCCGGTTGAGTCTGGAGATAATTCCAAACATAATAAGTCACAAAAATGACAATCGATAGTGCAAAAAGTATAAAATAAAATAAAGGTAAAAATGATGCCTTATTTTTCTTACTTGAACGTCTCCTACCTGTCAACTCGTCTTCATCAACATCTACTTCCTCATAAGTAATCATGCTCCCAGAATCATAAGCATCCAAGACAATTCGCTCATCAAGTTCAACTGCCCACGCATACTTTCTCAAAAAAGAACGAGTATAAAATGGACTAGGAAGTTGATCAAAATCATCAGCTTCCATTGCCTCCAACATATCCAACTGAATTTCTGTTTTTTTATGTAATTCTTCTAAAGTCAACCCTTGGTTAGTTCTAGCTAAACGTAAAACCTCACCAATTGTTTTTTTCCTCATACTTGTCATTCCTTCTTTCTAGTGTCGATTATGATAGGTTGCTATGATGGAAATATTGTAAAATCAACTATGTCACCATCATCTATTAAATGGTGTCCAGCATCAAGGACATCCTCTAAAGTAATTTCCTGTAAAATCTTTGGCAAATCAAAGATTGTCTCACCTTGTCCAAAAGCATCATATTGCGTTGCAATAAATTCAAGAGAGTTCATGCTACTGAAAAATTCTCCAAACATCTCTCTTTTTATAATATCTAAATGATCCTCTGTAATATCTAAATCCTTTGTAAAATTACGAATAGCCTTTTTAAACTGATGAGATAAAGCAACTGGCTCTTTTGTATCCATTGTCAACATAACAAAATGAAAGCGACTTGTTACTTCAACTTCAAGAGATAAGGACGCATCAATTTTACCTGATTCATATAACT from Streptococcus mitis NCTC 12261 harbors:
- the rodZ gene encoding cytoskeleton protein RodZ — encoded protein: MRKKTIGEVLRLARTNQGLTLEELHKKTEIQLDMLEAMEADDFDQLPSPFYTRSFLRKYAWAVELDERIVLDAYDSGSMITYEEVDVDEDELTGRRRSSKKNKASFLPLFYFILFALSIVIFVTYYVWNYLQTQPERSSASSYSVVQAISSTSSVTPSSSSSSSSSSSNIEPAISVSGEGNRVEVAYKTSKETAKLQLSVSDARSWVSVSESDLEGGVTLSSDNKSAETSVSTKNPVTITLGVVKGVALTVDNQTVDLSKLTAQTGKIAVTFTKN
- the pgsA gene encoding CDP-diacylglycerol--glycerol-3-phosphate 3-phosphatidyltransferase, giving the protein MKKEQIPNILTIGRILFIPIFIFILTVGNSIESHMVAAIIFTIASITDYLDGYLARKWNVVSNFGKFADPMADKLLVMSAFIMLIELGMAPAWIVAVIICRELAVTGLRLLLVETGGTVLAAAMPGKIKTFSQMFAIIFLLLHWTLLGQVLLYVALFFTIYSGYDYFKGSAYVFKGTFGSK